The Deinococcus terrestris nucleotide sequence GTGAGGGGTCCCTTCCACCGAATGCCCTAGACCCCGCGCCCTTCCCGCGTGAGTCCCGCCCCAAGATTCCCCGGCGCGGGACCCATCCCACCCCCGGATTTGGTGGAGACGGCCCCACCCTAACCTCACCGCCCGGACAGCTTGCGGCTGGTGGAATGACCCCCGACTGACCGCCATGCGCGGCCAGCAGGGAGGCCCCATGTTCTACTACGACGGCAAGTTGCAGTACCCGGTCCGCGTCGAGACGCCCGATCCCCGCTTCGCGCGGCTGCTTCAGCAGGCCATCGGGGGGGTGGAGGGCGAGATTCGCGTGACCCTTCAGTATCTCTTTCAGGCTTTCGGTGCCCGCGGTCCCAAGAAGTACCGCGACATGCTGCTCGCGACCGGCACCGAGGAGATCGGTCACGTCGAGATGCTTGCCACGGCGGTGGCCCTCAACCTTCAGGGCAGCCCGGCCAGCGTCCAGGAGGAGGTGGCCCAGAGTAACCCCATCGTGGGGGCCGTGATGGGCGGCGACCCCCGGCAGTACCTCTCGGCGGGGCTGGCGGCGCTGGCCTCCGACGCCAACGGGGTGCCCTTCAGCGGCTCGCACGTCTATGCCAGCGGCAACCTCGCCGCCGACATGTACGCCAACGTCACCGCCGAGGCGACCGGGCGGGTGCTGGCCTGCCGCCTCTTTACCCTGACCGACGACCCCGGCATGAAGGACATGCTGCGCTTCCTGATCGCCCGCGACACCATGCACCAGCAGCAGTGGCTCGCCGTGATCGAGGAACTCGGCGGGCACCAGGGCACCCTGCCTATCCCCAACTCCTTCCCGGTCGAGGAGGAGCTGCGCGAGGTGAGCTACACCTACTTCGCCCCCGGTACCCAGGGCACCGAGCCCCCGCAGGGCCGCTGGACCCAGGGACCGTCCCTCGACGGGCTGGGCCAGTTCAAGCTGGAACCCGCCCGCCCCTTCGGGGAAGAGCCCGTCCTGGGACCGCCCGACCCCCTCGCCTTCGCGGAAATCCAGCAGATGATGGGCGCGGGGGGCCAGGGAACGCGGCCCGGCGCGACCTCCTCGGACGACTGACGGCCGAAGAAGAGGGGCCGCACTTCTGGGGGGTACCCGAAGGTGCGGCCCCCTTCGCGTTGTGGCTCAGGCGTCGGGGTCGGCGCTCCAGTCCGTCAGGGCGTAGGCTCCACTCACCATCCCGGCCAGCCCCAGGAAGTAGGCGCGGTCGCGGCCCTCCATGCGGGCGCCCAGCAGCAGCAGCACGGGCAGGGTGCCCAGTTCGATCTTGCCGTGCAGCGGGAAGGGAATCTGGCGGCTCAGGGCGGGCGGGTAGTCGGTCAGGGCACTGACGCCCAGGTACGACCCTGCCAGCGCGTAGGAGGCGGTGCGGGCCTGCGGGCCGAGCCGCAGCAGGGCGGGGGCGGCCAGCATCAGGCCGCAGGCGGCGTAATCGACAAGGCCGTGCAGTCGGGGCGTCAGCGGTTTCATGGGTTCAGCATGGGGGGTCTCCGGGTATGGGGGACAGGGCCTCTCCTAAGTCGACCTTGAGCGTTGACGGGGCTGCGTCTTCACTGGACGGGGTGCAAATTTAGACCGCCACGCGCTATATGTGGGAGATCATGGATTCGTCGTCGCTCCGGGAGCGTCAGAAAGAACGCCGCCGCGCGCGGATCTACAGCGTGGCCCTCGACCTGTTCAAGCGGGGGGGCTTCCAGGCCACCACCGCCACCGACATCGCGCGGGCCAGCAACGTCTCGCGGGGGACCTTTTTCAACTACTACCCGTACAAGGAAGCGGTGCTGCTCGACTACGGCAGTGAAGTCATGGAGCGCCTGCGTGACCGGGCCGAGGCGCGGCTCGCGGAGGGGATTGCCCCCCTCACCGTGCTGTACGAGATCTGGGACGAACTCGCCGCCGAGAATGGCCGCGAGCGCGACCTTTTCCCGCCGCTCGCCTACGAGGTCATGAATCCCAACCCCGAGCGGGCCAGGACCGCGTATCAGGCCCTGCCGCTGAGCAAGGTGATCGAGCTGATCTTGAAGCCGCTGCACCAGGCCGGGCAGATTCGTACTGACCTCAGCCTGCAGCGCATCAGCAACCTGATCGCGGACACCTACCTGCTCGTCGCCCTGCGCTGGAGCGCCTACGGCACCGACCGCACCCTGCAGGAGGAGACGCGGCTGGCTCTGAACCTGCTGCTGGAAGGCGCCCTGCGGCCCGACGCCCCGGCCCGCCCGTCCTGAAAGGGGCGCAGACGGCGTGACCCAGCCTGAACTCAGCATCGGAAGTGCCCGGCACAGCTGGCCCTTCAGCCGGGGGCTGGTCGTGGAGTCGCTCGTCAACGCGGGGGCGAGCGCTCCGGCAGCGGCCACCGTCGCCCGCCGGGTCGAGCAGGCATTGCGGCACGCCCGCCGGGCCACCGTGACTCCAGCCGAGTTGCAGGCCCTGATGGTGGACCTCGCGCGGGACGCGCTGGGCGAGGAGGTCGCGCAGGCCGCCGCCCGGCAGACCCCAGCCTTCGTGGACATCGTGGTGCAGGCCAAGAAGGGCACGCTGCCCTTTAGCCGCGGCGTGCTGGCCCGCACGCTGGAGGACACCGGCCTCTCGCCGCGCGACGCCTACGGCACGGCGAGCGCGGTGGACGTGCGGCTGCGGCAGTCCGGGCGGCGCGAGGTCACGGTGCCCGAACTCGACGAGGTGACGGAAGACGTGCTGGCGGGGCGTTACGGCGAACACCTGCGCCGCACCTACCGCTTCCTGAAGGGCAACCGGGGCCGCCTGGGGGTGGTCAGCGGGGACGGGGGCACGCCCACCCCCTTCAGCAAGGGGCTGCTGGTGCAGTCGCTGTTGGCGGCGGGGGTGGCCCCCGACGTGGCCCGCAAGGTGGCCCGCGTGACCCAGCGCGACCTGCGCGGCAGCGAGGACCGGCTGGTGACCCGCCACGCCATCCGCGAGAAGGTCGAGGCCCTGCTGCGCGACGAGGTCGGCCCCGACGTGAGTGCGCGGTACCGCCTGCTGCGGGTGATTCGCCGCCCGCCGCGCCCACTGGTCGTGCTGCTCGGCGGCGTGAGCGGCACGGGCAAGAGCTACCTCGCCGCCGAGGTCGCCTACCGCCTGGGGATCACCCGCGTGATCGGCACCGACGCCGTGCGCGAGGTCATGCGAGCGATGGTGTCGCGCGAACTCGTGCCGGGCCTCCACGCGAGCACCTTCAACGCCTGGGAAGCCCTGCTGCCCCCCGGCGTGCCGCGCCCCGACAAGCCCACCCCCGCCGACCTGCTCGCCGGGCTGCGCGATCAGGTCCAGCAGGTCAGCGTGGGGCTGGGGGCGGTGGTGCGCCGCGCGATCGAGGAGGGGACCAGCCTCGTGCTGGAGGGGGTGCACCTCGTTCCCGGCTACCTGCGGGCCACCGACTATGCGGGGGCGCTGGTGGTGCCCATGCTGGTGACCCTGCCCGACGAGGGCGAGCACCGCCGCCACTTCGAGTCCCGCGACCGCGAGACGGCGGCGAGCCGCCCCCTGCACCGCTACATGGCCTATTTCGGCGAAATCCGCACCATGCAGGACTACCTCGAAGAACTCGCCCGCCGCGAGGACGTGCCCCTGCTGGACGGCCTGACCCTGGACGAAAGCGCGGAGCAGGCCGTGGACGTGGTGCTGCGCCGGGTAATGGCCGCCCTGACGCCGGGGGAGCGGGCCGCGCTGCTGGGGGAGGAGGGGGGGACGGAGTGACGGCCCCGCCTCAGCGCCGGACCTGTCGCACCGCTGCCCGCAACTCGGCCAGCGCCCCCCCATCCCCGCCGTAGCGGGCGCGGTGGTAGGCCCCCACCGCCGCGCGGATGGTGTCGGCCTGCTCAGGATGCTTCTGGATGGCCCGCTCGCCATAGGCCGCCGCCGTCTCGCCAGGAGCGCGGGGCAGGCGCAGCCGCCGGGCAAGGTCGTCCAATCCTCGCGCGGCTGGGTCCAGGGTGGGGGAGCGCCGCCGGGCCACGAGCAGCAGCGGAAGTGCCGCGAGGAGCACTCCAGCGACCCCCAGCGCGAGCAGCGCGGGCCGCCCGCCCACCCCGGCCTGCACCCGGCCCAGCAGATCGCGCTGGCGCGGGCCGTCGTAGCCCGCGACCCAGTCGTTCCAGCGGGTCTGCCAGGCGTCCACCCGCAGGGCCACCCGGTCCAGGGCGGCGGGGGGCGGGGGCGTGTCCGCCTCCGGTCGGGCCAGAGCGGTGGGCAGCCCGGCGGTCACCCGGCCCGGCGCGACCTGCGCGGTGGGGTCCACCCGCACCCAGCCCCGGCCCTCCAGCCACACTTCTACCCAGGCGTGCGCGTCCTGCTGGCGCACGATCAGGTAGCCGCCGTCGGGGTTGCGCTCCCCACCGAGGTAGCCGCCCACCACGCGGGCCGGGACCCCCGCCGCCCGCATCAGGAACGCGAACGACGAGGCGTAATGCTCGCAGAAGCCAGCGCGGGAGCCGAACAGGAAGGCGTCCACCCGGTTCCGCTGGGGCAGGGTGGGCGGCGTGAGGGTGTAGCGAAAATCTCCATTCCGCAGCCACCCCAGCGCCGCTTCCACCCGCTCCGGCGCTGGCAGCCCCGCCCACGACGCGGCGAGCGCCCGTGCCTGTGGACTCTCCCCGGACGGCAGCCCCAGGTTGAGGGTCAGGCGCTCAGGCGCCTCGCGTACTCCCAGCCGGGCGGCGCGGCCCTGCACGGCGTGGCGGGTGCGGCTGCCCCCCACGCTGAAGGAGACGGCCTGAAACGCGGTCGTCACGAAGGCCCCCGGCGGCAGCGTGGTCGGCGTGTCCAGCACCGGAATCCAGGGCGGGTTGCCGGGTTCCAGGGTCAGGCGGTAGGCCAGCGTCGGCCCGTAGAACTCCACCGTTGGGGACCCGAAGCGTTCGCGTACCTGCCCCCAGCGCAGCCCGTCATAGCGTTCGTAGACCGGACCGCGCCAGTAGCGTTCTTCCGGGGCGGGCAGGGGGCCGCCGAACTCGGCGCGAAAGGCCACGTCCCGGCTCTGGGCCAGGGAGCTGTATTCGCCCGCTGTGATCTCGTCGGCCAGCCCGGTCTGCGCGGCCTGCACCGGAAGTTGCCACAGGGGTCCGTCGGGGCGGGGGAACAGCACGAACAGCACGGCCATCAGCGGCGCGGCCTGAAGGCTGAGGCGGGCGGCCTGACCTACGGCGGCCAGCCCCGACGCTGGCCCCGGCCCATTCCAGCGCCCCAGCGCGGCGAGCAGCCCCACCAGCCCCAGCGCGACATGCGCCGCCGCGAGCGGTCCCTGCCCGAAAAAGAGGTGGGTGAGCAGCACGAACACGCCCAGCAGCGCGAGCAAGCGGGCGTCGCGCTGGGTGCGCGTCTCGGCAGCCTTGAGGCATACCAGCAGCCCCAGCAGCGCCGTGCCCGCCTCGCGGCCCAGCAGGGTGCCATAGACGGCGTTCAGCACGACGAAGCCCAGCCCCGCGAGCAGCCCCAGCGCCCAGCTCGGCGGGGCGGGGAGCGGGCGGCGGGTCCGCAGGGCGGCGTAGCTCAGCAGCGCGGCCTCCAGCCCGGTGAGCCACACGGGTTGCCGCAGGGCGGCGGGGGCCAGTGCGAACGCCAGCGAGAGCAGGGTGAAGCGCAGCGGAGCGCCCGGCAGAGGGGCCGGAGCGGGGCGTCGGGGGGCGGGCGCCGCCGGAGCGGGCCAGGGCTGCACCTCGGCCAGAGCTGCGCGGGCCGCTGCCGCATGCGCCTCCCCCGCGCCGGGGGGCAGGGCGCGGCCAGGCAGCGTCAGGCGGAAGGGCACCCCCGTGCGCCGCGCCTCCTCCACCCAGGCGGCCAGCCGCGAGAGCCGGGCCTCGGGGTCGGGCAGGGACGCCGTCTGCGCCCAGTCCAGCGCGAGGAGGGTCCCGGCGGGCGCGTCCGTCTCGCGGACCACGGGCGACCCGGTGCGGGCCGCGTGCCGCCACGACACCTGCCGGGGTGAGTCGCCCGGCTGGTAGGGCCGCAGCCCGCTGAAGTCGTCCGGGCCGGGACCGCGCCGCTCGGCCTCCTCGCCCGCGCCGGGGGCGGGGGGTGGGGGCGGCGGCGCTCCCTCCTCCGGCAGCGGGGCGACGGGGAGGGGGGCCGGAACCGGGAGGGGCTGCCACACCGCCCACAGCCCCAGCGGGTCCAGCGCGGCGACGGCGGGCCGGGTCAGGTGGAGCAGGCCACGGGTTGGGGTGGGCAGCGGGACGGTCACCTCGGCGGTGCCTCCGGCCGGAACGCGCTCCATGCCCTCCGCCCCCGGCCCCAGACGCACGAGGAAGGTCCCCCCCGGTCCCCGGCCCTCCACCCGCACCGTGAAGGGCGCGGTGCCCCCCGCGACCGCCGAGGCCGGGGGCACCACCCGCCCGGTCAGCCCCCGACCCGCCCACGTCGCCTGCGCCGCCGCCGCCACCCACACGCCCCCCAGCAGAAAGGTCACCGCGTAGCCCAGCCCCAGCGCGTAGTTGATGCAGCCCACCAGCGTGACCACGATCAGCCCCAGGAAGGCCACGCCCAACCGGGTGGGCCGCAGGGTGCCGGAGGGCCGGGGCGCGGGAGTCACCGGGCGGGGGGAGCGGGTCAAGGAATCGGCGTCTCCGCGAGCAGGCGGGCCAGCACGTCGGAAGCGACCCCCCCGCGCACCGGGAGGCGGTGGCCCGCGACGCCGGGGAAGACCGCCTGCACGTCCTCTGGCAGCACCATCGTCCGCCCCGCGAGGTAAGCCCACGCCCGCGCCGCCGCCAGCAGTCCCAGCAGGGCGCGGGGACTCAGGCCCAAATCCAATGCGGGGTGGTCGCGGGTCGCGCGGGCGAGCACTTGCAGGTAATCCAGCAGCGGCGGAGCGGCATATACGGCGTCCACCTCCCGCCGGGCCGAGCGCAGGGTGTCCGGGTCCAGCGCGGCGGGCAGCTCGCGCACCACGTCGCCCCGCCCGCCTGTCTCCAACAGGGTGCGCTCGGCGCGGGCGTCGGGGTAGCCCAGCGTGACCGACATCAGGAAGCGGTCGAGCTGCGCTTCGGGCAGCGGCGACGTGCCCACGAAGGCGGCCGGATTCTGGGTGGCAATCACGAAAAAGGGGTCGGGCAGCGGCCGCGTGACCCCGCCCTCGCTGACCTGCCGCTCCTCCATCGCTTCGAGCAGGGCGCTCTGGGTGCGCGGGGTGGCGCGGTTGATCTCGTCGGCGAGCAGCACCTCCGAGAAGATCGGGCCGGGCTGGTACCGGAAGACCCCGCCCGCCGCGTCCCAGATGCTCATGCCCAGCAGGTCGGCGGGCAGCAGGTCCGCCGTGAACTGCACCCGCCGGAACGAGAGGCCCAGCGTGCGCGAGAGCGCGTGCGCCAGCGTGGTTTTGCCGACGCCCGGCTGGTCCTCGATCAGCAGGTGCCCGCCCGCCAGCAGACAGGCCAGCGAGAGGCGCACCTGTCCCGGCTTGCCCAGAATCACCCCGTCCAGTTGCGCGAGCGCACGGGCCACCGCCGCCGCGCTGGTCGAGGGGGAAGGGGGGGCGGGCACACGCGTCATGGGGGCGAGTCTAGCCACGCCCCTCTGACAGAACTGCGACATCGGGCGCGGGGCGGTCGGGCGGCTCAGGCGTGCAGCGCGTCCCGGTCCTCGCACGGCTGCCCCTCCGCCTCGGGTTGCAGGGTCACGTGCGTAAGGTGGTGGCGCTCGCGCAGGGTCCGACGGGCACGCGCCAGGACCTCGGTGACCTCCACCCCGCCTGCCACCTCCACATGGGCCGTCAACACCGGCTGCCCCGCCGTGATCGCCCACACATGCAGGTCGTGGACGCCCCGCACCCCCGGCACACTGCCCAGTGTGGCCCGCACCGCCCGCACGTCCAGGCCCTTGGGGGCTCCCTCCAGCAGCACGTTCAGGCTGTCGAGCAGCAGGCCCCACGCGCTGCGCAGGATCAGCAGGCCGATCAGGGCGCTCACGAGGGGATCGGCCACCGTCCACCCGGTTCCCAGCACCAGCAGCGAGGCGACGA carries:
- a CDS encoding AAA family ATPase; protein product: MTRVPAPPSPSTSAAAVARALAQLDGVILGKPGQVRLSLACLLAGGHLLIEDQPGVGKTTLAHALSRTLGLSFRRVQFTADLLPADLLGMSIWDAAGGVFRYQPGPIFSEVLLADEINRATPRTQSALLEAMEERQVSEGGVTRPLPDPFFVIATQNPAAFVGTSPLPEAQLDRFLMSVTLGYPDARAERTLLETGGRGDVVRELPAALDPDTLRSARREVDAVYAAPPLLDYLQVLARATRDHPALDLGLSPRALLGLLAAARAWAYLAGRTMVLPEDVQAVFPGVAGHRLPVRGGVASDVLARLLAETPIP
- a CDS encoding transglutaminaseTgpA domain-containing protein, whose product is MTRSPRPVTPAPRPSGTLRPTRLGVAFLGLIVVTLVGCINYALGLGYAVTFLLGGVWVAAAAQATWAGRGLTGRVVPPASAVAGGTAPFTVRVEGRGPGGTFLVRLGPGAEGMERVPAGGTAEVTVPLPTPTRGLLHLTRPAVAALDPLGLWAVWQPLPVPAPLPVAPLPEEGAPPPPPPAPGAGEEAERRGPGPDDFSGLRPYQPGDSPRQVSWRHAARTGSPVVRETDAPAGTLLALDWAQTASLPDPEARLSRLAAWVEEARRTGVPFRLTLPGRALPPGAGEAHAAAARAALAEVQPWPAPAAPAPRRPAPAPLPGAPLRFTLLSLAFALAPAALRQPVWLTGLEAALLSYAALRTRRPLPAPPSWALGLLAGLGFVVLNAVYGTLLGREAGTALLGLLVCLKAAETRTQRDARLLALLGVFVLLTHLFFGQGPLAAAHVALGLVGLLAALGRWNGPGPASGLAAVGQAARLSLQAAPLMAVLFVLFPRPDGPLWQLPVQAAQTGLADEITAGEYSSLAQSRDVAFRAEFGGPLPAPEERYWRGPVYERYDGLRWGQVRERFGSPTVEFYGPTLAYRLTLEPGNPPWIPVLDTPTTLPPGAFVTTAFQAVSFSVGGSRTRHAVQGRAARLGVREAPERLTLNLGLPSGESPQARALAASWAGLPAPERVEAALGWLRNGDFRYTLTPPTLPQRNRVDAFLFGSRAGFCEHYASSFAFLMRAAGVPARVVGGYLGGERNPDGGYLIVRQQDAHAWVEVWLEGRGWVRVDPTAQVAPGRVTAGLPTALARPEADTPPPPAALDRVALRVDAWQTRWNDWVAGYDGPRQRDLLGRVQAGVGGRPALLALGVAGVLLAALPLLLVARRRSPTLDPAARGLDDLARRLRLPRAPGETAAAYGERAIQKHPEQADTIRAAVGAYHRARYGGDGGALAELRAAVRQVRR
- a CDS encoding ATP cone domain-containing protein: MTQPELSIGSARHSWPFSRGLVVESLVNAGASAPAAATVARRVEQALRHARRATVTPAELQALMVDLARDALGEEVAQAAARQTPAFVDIVVQAKKGTLPFSRGVLARTLEDTGLSPRDAYGTASAVDVRLRQSGRREVTVPELDEVTEDVLAGRYGEHLRRTYRFLKGNRGRLGVVSGDGGTPTPFSKGLLVQSLLAAGVAPDVARKVARVTQRDLRGSEDRLVTRHAIREKVEALLRDEVGPDVSARYRLLRVIRRPPRPLVVLLGGVSGTGKSYLAAEVAYRLGITRVIGTDAVREVMRAMVSRELVPGLHASTFNAWEALLPPGVPRPDKPTPADLLAGLRDQVQQVSVGLGAVVRRAIEEGTSLVLEGVHLVPGYLRATDYAGALVVPMLVTLPDEGEHRRHFESRDRETAASRPLHRYMAYFGEIRTMQDYLEELARREDVPLLDGLTLDESAEQAVDVVLRRVMAALTPGERAALLGEEGGTE
- a CDS encoding TetR/AcrR family transcriptional regulator, translated to MDSSSLRERQKERRRARIYSVALDLFKRGGFQATTATDIARASNVSRGTFFNYYPYKEAVLLDYGSEVMERLRDRAEARLAEGIAPLTVLYEIWDELAAENGRERDLFPPLAYEVMNPNPERARTAYQALPLSKVIELILKPLHQAGQIRTDLSLQRISNLIADTYLLVALRWSAYGTDRTLQEETRLALNLLLEGALRPDAPARPS
- a CDS encoding manganese catalase family protein, which codes for MFYYDGKLQYPVRVETPDPRFARLLQQAIGGVEGEIRVTLQYLFQAFGARGPKKYRDMLLATGTEEIGHVEMLATAVALNLQGSPASVQEEVAQSNPIVGAVMGGDPRQYLSAGLAALASDANGVPFSGSHVYASGNLAADMYANVTAEATGRVLACRLFTLTDDPGMKDMLRFLIARDTMHQQQWLAVIEELGGHQGTLPIPNSFPVEEELREVSYTYFAPGTQGTEPPQGRWTQGPSLDGLGQFKLEPARPFGEEPVLGPPDPLAFAEIQQMMGAGGQGTRPGATSSDD